The DNA segment TTGTGCTACGAGTATTACTCTTGGGATGACGCAAGCAATGAGTTGTCACCTCGATTTTTAGACAGATGTCAAGCGTAGTTACGTTGGTAGCATTACGCTAAGCATAGGTAGAGTACAGGTTTCTGTATTTTGTACCATTGGTTTGGAGAAGGTTGAATCTGTGTGGGATTCAAACCTCTTGTAGGTGCGTACGCGCATTCCTGTTTTATTTTTGGAGTTTTTTCGTGTCTAAGAACATTTATGTTGGCAACCTTGCCTGGTCTGTTGGTAATGATGATTTGCGTGATCTTTTTGAAGAGTACGGTGAAGTTTTATCTGCTCGCGTGATTGAAGATCGCGAAACTGGACGCTCACGTGGCTTCGGTTTTGTAGAAATGGAAGATAATGGTGCTCTTGAAGCTATTGATGCTCTCAATGGCAGCGTACATGGAGGACGTAACCTCAAAGTTAATGAAGCACGTCCTCGTGAACGTCGTCCTCGTTACTAACGAACAGTAAAAATGAAAGCCCACCTTATAGGTGGGCTTTTTTTATGTGCTACTGAGTGGGATTATAATAGTATCTTGCTTTGTCATAAATAGTTTTTGTTTCATCTGTATATGTAAATTGATCCATTGCTTTTTGAAAGTTATCGATAAAACTTTGGGGCACAGCGTCATTAAATAAAAAACCGTTCGGTACCGTTTTTATTACGGAAACAATGTGTAAATCTGAAGTGTTGCCACCAATTTGACGATAATTATGTACGACGCTTGGGATACTTCCTACAAGAAGAGGGGCCCGCTCTTTATGGAATTTTATAACTGTGTTGGCAAAGCTTGTTCCGTATTCAAAATTATCGTCAGAATAGCCACCTTCGCGGAGTAAGTGCAAGATGCTTGAAGTTTTTGTTACACAGATTCGTGCATTTTTTAGTTGGAATGATGATGTGAACTGATTTGCGTTCTTTTTCAGTGTGAAAAGTACAATCTTAAAAGAAAATGGTGTAGCAACAGAGCGGTAGGTTGCTCTTCTTTGTTTTGTTAAAACTACAGGGAAAAGACAGGTTGGTGTTTTTGTGTTGAAGTATTTAATAGACCGTGCCCAAGGTTGAACCTTTACTTTGTGTTCTGGAATATGCATTTGTTTCCAGATGTATCTTACAAGATCTATATTGTACCCTGTCAATATTCCGTTGTGAGTATAAGCAATCGGAGGAACTTCTTCTGTAATAAATTGCACTTGGTTACTATAGGCTGGCAACGGGCGAAGTGAAAGGTGAGTAATGTATATTGCGATTACTGCGAGAAAAACACGAAATCGTAGCTGCATGTGTGCCCCGTATATATGCTGAACAATGTTTTTTTTATGTTAAAAGTAACTTTTTTTTACTATAGGCTCCTGATACCTTTTGCAATATGTTATCACGATGTACTAGTTGGAGGAATACATGCGTCGAATTTTTACTGCACAACATTTTCCATTCATCCTTGCTGCCGTGTTTATTGTTTTCTTTGGGCTGATGGGAATCTCGCCAGTTTCCCGAGAGGTCTGGATTGCTGAGGTTATTCCTGTTGTCGCTATTTTTCTTTTGCTCTGCATTACATTTCCATTTTTTAGGTTCTCTAATGTATCCTATGGCCTGATGGCTGTTTGGTTATTTTGGCATACAATAGGCGGGCATTATACCTTTGCAGGAGTGCCATTTGAATGGGTATCAGATCTTTTTGGATTCGAACGGAACCATTTTGACAGGATTGGACATTTTTCTGTCGGATTTTATGCATACCCAATTGCAGAGTTGTTTGTTCGTAGGAAGCTTGCCGGACCAATTGTTACAACACTTTTCGCATTGTTTAGTATAATGTCAGTCGCGGCGGCATACGAGATTATTGAGTGGCAATATGCTGTTATTGAAGGTGGTAAAGCTGGTATTGAGTTCCTTGGCAGTCAGGGGGATGTATGGGATGCTCAGAAAGATATGTTTGCGGACACGCTTGGTGCGCTTGTGATATTGGTTTTATTCTGGGTGTTCGGTAAACGTTGGGGCAGCCGTGGATAGTCGGAAATGACATTACTGGATTAAGTGAGTCTGGCTTGATGCGTTGAAGTGGCAGGCATAGGCAGCTTAACTATATAGTACTAAAAAAGCGGCATGGAACAAACCATGCCGCTTTTTCATTTTTAGAGGGGTTGTGAGCCGGTTAAATGACAACGTTAAACAGGAAGCCAACAAGTAGAATGCCGGATGCTACGATAGAGACATAAATGGTGATGAGTTTAGTGCTGAGCACTTTTCTGAGAATAACCATTTCAGGAAGGCTGAGTGCTACAACAGACATCATGAAAGCCAGTGCTGTGCCGAGAGCTGCACCTTTGCCGAGTAAAGCAGATACGATAGGGATAATACCTGCTGCACTTGCATACATCGGCACGCCGATAACTACAGCAGCAGGAACACTCCACCAGGCCTCTTTACCCATGATTGACGCCATAGCTCCTTCTGGAACATAGCCGTGGATACCGGCACCTACAGCGATACCGATGACAATGTACATCCATGTCTTGCCCAAAATATCTACTACAGAATCCCACGCATAGTCTAAGCGGTGCGCAAAAGTTGGGTAGACTGGGGCCTTGTTGTTGCCGTCATCACGAATTTGACGAACCCATGGTTCCAGCATGTGCTCCAGCTTCATCTTACCGAGAATCCAGCCTGCAATAACCGCAACGGTTACGCCAGTTACAAGATACAGCGCAGCAACTTTGAATCCAAACAGGCCGTAAAGTAAAACAAGCGCAATTTCGTTTACCATTGGTGCTGCAATAAGGAACGAGAACGTAACGCCGAGCGGAACGCCTGCAGCCACAAAACCAAGAAAGAGCGGTACGGCAGAACAGGAGCAGAATGGGGTAACAATACCCACACATGCTGCAATGACGTTGCCGATAGATTCTTTTCCGCTAAGGTGTTTGCGGCTACGCTCCGGGGTAATCCAAGTGCGCAATACGCCTACAGCAAATACAACCAGACTCAGTAACAGCAGGATCTTTGGAGTGTCATATAAGAAGAATTTTATTGATTCATAAAGATGACTTCCTGCTTCAATACCTGGGATCATTCCCGTGAGGGTTTCAGCAATGTATGTCAGCTGTGAGTAAAGAATTCCCCAGCCGATTAGCGTGATTGTTCCGACAATGGCATAGAACGAAAGTGAAAAACGAGCTTCTTTGTTTTGCACCGATGCAGAACCGCATGCACACGGAGATTCAAAGGGGTTTTCTGGTGCAGCAGTGCCTGTCTTTGGAGCGCCAAAAGCCTGGGCAGCGAACTCGCCGCCTATATTTGGGCTTCAGCAGGGGGCTTTTTTTTCTTTGTTCTGGAGTGGTGTGATTTCAAGTGGTTTCATGATCATACCCTTGTTAAAGAATGTTTTTTGTCTTTTTCAAGGCAAGTAAGTTTGTTTGTAATATAGCAAATTCGCCGTCTGTTCTTACAGCCTGCAGTAGCAGTTCTAAAAACGTTATAATATGTTTGTCAGTGCTGTCAGTTGCGAGGCGGTAATGCGTCCAACCGCCTGCCTTGCGTCCGATTGTGAGGCCGGCATCTGTACACTGTTTTAAATGACGGGAAATTGTAGGCTGCGCGAGCCCCATAATTTCCACTATGTTGCACACACAGAGTTCTCCACCTTGTAGTAAGCCAAGGATGCGGACTCGTGTGGGGTCAGATAGTGTTTTGGTAATTTTGATGAAGTTGTTCATAAATTCTCCCGAATGCACATTTAGCAATATGGCTATATGTGCATGTTGTCAATATGCTGCAATGAGAAAAGTGCGGCTGTACAGCATAGCGCAAAGAGCGTATGTGTTGCGGCGAGTACTTTTATTGCGAATGTATTGATGATAAAGGTAAAGAATTTAGAGCTAAGAGAGTTTAATCCTTGATTAGCACAGGAGATAGATGATGACAGCCTGCGATCCTCAGGTAAATTTACAAGGACGCGAGAAGCTTACCCGTCTCGCAGACTTTTTGTTTGAAGCAGGTATGCTGCGCAAAACTCCGCGCAGTGGATACCAGTTTTTGGGTTCCGGCAGCGAGAATGTTGCAGAGCATTCTTTTAGAACAGCGATCGTGGGTTTTGTGCTTGCCAACGAAGCAGGGGCAGATCCTGTACATACCGCAATGATGTGCCTTTTTCATGACTTCCATGAGGCTCGAGTTGGTGATTTTAACTATGTAAACCGCATTTACAACACCTGTGACCCGAAAGCTGCTTTTACTCATGCGTTGGAAGGTACTGGTCTTGAACCCTTAGTTATGCCGTATTGGGATGAGCTTGAAGAAGCAGAATCTCTGGAGGCAAAACTTGCTCAGGATGCAGATCAAATCGACCTTATTTTAAATCTTAAAGAGGAGTCTGATCTGGGAAACAAGTATGCCGGAAAATGGTTGGAGGGGGCATTGCCACGTCTGCGTACAGAGGTAGGCAAGGCTCTTGCTGAACGTATCTGTGAAACAGACCACACTGACTGGTGGTATAAAGGTCCGGAAAAAAGCTGGTGGATGCGTAAAAACGGTAAGAAGAAAGCTAAGTAACAGAATGTATTCTTAGTATATTGAAAAAGTAAAAAGGAGCGGTAGATTTCTACCGCTCCTTTTTTATTTATTTGTGTTTTTATTTCCCTTTTGGGAGATAGGTTACGGTGGAGCGTGCACCCAGTTCTGCATCGGCAGTTATTTCGACGTCACTCCAGTAGATTGCACCGGAGTTGATGTCATTCTGTTCGATAAAGGTTGCCAGAGTGCTGGCGGATTCCACATTGGCAAGCAGCATCGGGGAGAATACGAACATAAACAGCCAGATTATGAAGACTCCGGATGCGAATGATAGATAGCGTTTTACGCTGCTTTTTTGCATAGGAATTGTCCTTTTATATTTATGTGCTAGATGTTTGCAGTGATTTCCGGGAATACCACGTAGAACATCAGGTATGCCATAGTCAGTGTTAGGATGAGGTTGAAGGACTGACCGCATACATAAAGAATAAGCGGCTTGCCGCCTTTGAAGTAGTGACCGAGTTCGCGGAAGTTAGTTGCAAGGCCGATGGAAACAAAGGCAAGGCAGAAGAACCAACCGCGGAAAGCTTTGGAGAAACCACGGATTACACCATGGTCAATCATTGCAAAGCCTACATCTGCTCCCATTGAGCCGTAAATCCATGAGAACAGGACAGAAGCGGCGAGGAAGCCGAGTACGAATTTAGGGAAACGGTACCAGATTTCCCATGCGTTTACAGTGCGGCCGGGAGTGCAATCAACTCGGGTGCACCAGTAAATAGCAACACCGAATGCTGTAACACCGATGAGCACGTTCTGGATCATTTTAATGGTTGCTGCAACATACAATGCTTTTTGTGAAAGGAAGGCACCTGCAGCGGCTACCGCACCTGTAGCGTCAATTGTTCCTCCCATCCATGCGCCGCCGAGAATGTATGGCATTTCTACAGCCTTAATGAACGCAGGCATAACGATCATCATGATGGATGTGAAAACAAGAGAAAGACCTACAGACAGGGTGAGTTCTTCTTTTTTAGCGCGACATGCTGCTGCGGTGGCGATAGCTGCGGAAACACCACAAACTGACATGTCCGCAGAAATCACAATGTTCAGCGTCTTGGATGGCATTTTTACTATTTTCTGACCGAAGATGAAGGTTGAGATGAGTACAACAGGAGTAACTACCCATGCTACAAAAATGCCCGGAATACCAATCGCAACGATCTTACTGAAAAGAACTTCTGCACCCAGGAGTACCAGACCTGTTTTGATGAAATATTCAGTCTGGACGGCAGGCATGACCCATTTAGGGGTACCGATGGTGTTTGAAATGAGAAGGCCGAATAGAATAGCCCATGCTGCGTAGCCGATACCAAGTCCTTTCATAGTGCTTTGCTGCGCTGCGACATAAGCAAGAGTTGCAATAGCGAAAACAAAGATGAAACCTATGAAGAACTTAGCAGGGCTATACCCCATTGCGGCACGCCCTATGGCAAAGAAAGCACCAACTGCAATGCATAACATAATTAGCCATGTCAGTTGGTTGTATGCTTTAACTTTAGTTTTTTTCTTGGCTTTACTGGCTGCAAATTTTTTATTGCGCCAGTCGCTGATAGCGTCTGAAGCTTTTTGGTTCAGTTCAGCATTGCTGTAGTTGGCTTCGCCAGCAGCAGTCTGTGCAATTGTTGCAGCGGCTAGTGATTCATCTGCTGCTTTTTTTGCTTTTTCATACTTGGCAGTAGCTTTTACTTTTTTAGCATTAGCTCGTGCGTTGTCCATAAAAAATGCATCAAGCACGTTCGTGGACCAGCCATGCGGTTTGCTTTGGAATTTTTTAATAGTCTTTGCAAAAGGTGAGGAGGTTGCCTTTATGCCCTTAGCATCAGCAGCCTTGTAGTACTCAATTGTTTTAAACGGAGCGATGTTCGACTCTGCTTGCATGATTGCGTTAGACGCAGCAATGGTTGCTCGTAGGTTCTTAGGCTCATTAGGAAGATAAATAATGAGACCGATAATTAGAATTGCAAAACCGAGCCATATTGCCCAATAGTCTTCAAGTTTAATCAAGTCAGACCAACTGGCTTGTCCTTTATCAACAACAACGTCTTGTTGCACGTTTTGCTCTGCCATTACCATTCCTCCTTAGTAAAAGTAGCAAGGTCATGTAGGCCACAATAAAAATAGGCATGGGGGAGTTACCCGATCATCAAGATGGAACTGATAACCATACCCGTTATTACACGCCGGATACCTCAAAGCATGTAGGCAGGTGAGCAGAGGGAGAGGTTGTTCTGTGGAAAGCAGAGGAGGTGCTGATGGTAGAAATAAGCGAGCTGGAGTAAGTCAGAACAGGCGATGCGTATACTCAGTATAGTGAGGCTCATACTGCTAACTTGCTCAGTAGTATAAGAGGTAAAAGGCGTAAAATGTCAACAATTACCTGTAAATAAAACATAAAATATCTATAAAGAATAATGCGTGGAAAAGAGCTTTAGCCAAAGGGTAGGTGAGCTGCACTCACGATGAAGGCAACAACAACGCCGGTGAAGTCTACAATGGGCTGTACATTCACATTATTGGCTAGCCACTTTTACGGTTGCACAGGTGCTTTATAGGTTGTGTCAATTACAGGCAATAGTGCTCTATCTATATTATGCAAAGGTAAAAAACGGTGTATTCTTATGCAAAATGAAAAACAACGGGCACTGCCCAGAATAATTTGGAGAATACATTATGTCTAAGCCACTTATAGTCATTACCGGAGCAAGTTCAGGGTTCGGTGAAGCAACTGCTCGTACTTTAAGCGAAAAGGGTTTTCCACTTCTCCTTATAGCTCGTCGTCTTGATCGACTTAAAGCATTACATTTACCAAATACCATTTGTGCAAAGGTAGATGTGACAGACCGTAAAGCAATGGTAAGAGCTATAGCTGATGCAGAAGCTACCTTTGGTCCTGTTGATTGTATGATAAACAATGCTGGTGTGATGTTGCTTGGGCAAGCATGTGAGCAAGATCCGGCAGAATGGCAGAAAATGATTGATGTAAATGTGGTTGGTCTTCTTAACGGTATTCACGCTGTTCTCCCAAGTATGCGTGAACGTAAGCAGGGAACTATCATTAATGTTAGTTCTGTTGCAGGACGTAAAACTTTCCCGAATCATGCTGTCTACTGCGGAACCAAGTTTGCGGTGCATGCTATGAGTGAAAATATTCGTGAAGAAGTTGCAGCCGATAATGTTCGTGTGATCGTAATTGCTCCGGGTGCCGCTGAAACAGAACTTCTTAGTCATACCACTTCTGATGAAATTAAAGCTAACTACAACCAGTGGAAGGAACAGATGGGGGGTGTGATGAGTGCGCAGGATGTCGCCAATTCAATTGTGTTTGCTTACGAGCAACCCCAATCTGTCTGTGTCCGTGAAATTGTTCTCGCTCCTACGCTTCAGGAACCGTAAGCTGTTATAGCGCTTGTGGGACTTTTTTTGCCTCCGGCGGCTTAAGAACCCTGTTTACACTGTCGCTGTCTGTAATCTCTCGTACCTCAAGAACAGCTACCGCTTTGGAAAAGGGCTTCTTAAGAATCTCCTAAAGCTTTTACTTGCGAGGTCAGCACGTTTCTTATGTAGCCTCGTGGCTTATGCCCCACTGACTTAACTAATATAAAAAGGCTATTCCAAACATGTTGGAACAGCCTTTTTTATTTCACGAAAGGTAGTGAGGTATAAACCGCGAAGTTGAGTAAAAAACAGGAAAGCCTCGCAGATAAAAGTCTTTGGAGAGTCCAGAGAAGCCTTTCTACAGAGCCTTAGCCGTTCTCGAAGAATGAGAGATTACGGATAAGGGCAGTGAAACAAGGCTCTTTTTGGCCGCCGGAGGCAGAAAACCCACCGTCGAAGACGTCATGCTGGCAAGCGCCACCGAAAGCATTGCCAGATCAGGTCTGGCTAGTCTTCCATACGCAGGTAGTTAGTAAATAACCTGCGGCTAACGCGGGTAAACGAGTCGAAGTCGGCTGTAAGTTCCATGTTTGGAATAAGCGCTTTGACTACAGGGAACTGTAAGTCCTTGCGTGCAAGCTCAACATAGACTGGTCGTCTGTTGTTGGCGATGAGCATTTTTTCCAGCATCTGCACGTTGCGGATAGGATCTTCCATGGAAA comes from the Halodesulfovibrio marinisediminis DSM 17456 genome and includes:
- a CDS encoding DUF2238 domain-containing protein, whose product is MRRIFTAQHFPFILAAVFIVFFGLMGISPVSREVWIAEVIPVVAIFLLLCITFPFFRFSNVSYGLMAVWLFWHTIGGHYTFAGVPFEWVSDLFGFERNHFDRIGHFSVGFYAYPIAELFVRRKLAGPIVTTLFALFSIMSVAAAYEIIEWQYAVIEGGKAGIEFLGSQGDVWDAQKDMFADTLGALVILVLFWVFGKRWGSRG
- a CDS encoding RNA recognition motif domain-containing protein — translated: MSKNIYVGNLAWSVGNDDLRDLFEEYGEVLSARVIEDRETGRSRGFGFVEMEDNGALEAIDALNGSVHGGRNLKVNEARPRERRPRY
- a CDS encoding permease — its product is MQNKEARFSLSFYAIVGTITLIGWGILYSQLTYIAETLTGMIPGIEAGSHLYESIKFFLYDTPKILLLLSLVVFAVGVLRTWITPERSRKHLSGKESIGNVIAACVGIVTPFCSCSAVPLFLGFVAAGVPLGVTFSFLIAAPMVNEIALVLLYGLFGFKVAALYLVTGVTVAVIAGWILGKMKLEHMLEPWVRQIRDDGNNKAPVYPTFAHRLDYAWDSVVDILGKTWMYIVIGIAVGAGIHGYVPEGAMASIMGKEAWWSVPAAVVIGVPMYASAAGIIPIVSALLGKGAALGTALAFMMSVVALSLPEMVILRKVLSTKLITIYVSIVASGILLVGFLFNVVI
- a CDS encoding HD domain-containing protein, whose amino-acid sequence is MTACDPQVNLQGREKLTRLADFLFEAGMLRKTPRSGYQFLGSGSENVAEHSFRTAIVGFVLANEAGADPVHTAMMCLFHDFHEARVGDFNYVNRIYNTCDPKAAFTHALEGTGLEPLVMPYWDELEEAESLEAKLAQDADQIDLILNLKEESDLGNKYAGKWLEGALPRLRTEVGKALAERICETDHTDWWYKGPEKSWWMRKNGKKKAK
- a CDS encoding SDR family oxidoreductase, with the protein product MSKPLIVITGASSGFGEATARTLSEKGFPLLLIARRLDRLKALHLPNTICAKVDVTDRKAMVRAIADAEATFGPVDCMINNAGVMLLGQACEQDPAEWQKMIDVNVVGLLNGIHAVLPSMRERKQGTIINVSSVAGRKTFPNHAVYCGTKFAVHAMSENIREEVAADNVRVIVIAPGAAETELLSHTTSDEIKANYNQWKEQMGGVMSAQDVANSIVFAYEQPQSVCVREIVLAPTLQEP
- a CDS encoding YeiH family protein — translated: MAEQNVQQDVVVDKGQASWSDLIKLEDYWAIWLGFAILIIGLIIYLPNEPKNLRATIAASNAIMQAESNIAPFKTIEYYKAADAKGIKATSSPFAKTIKKFQSKPHGWSTNVLDAFFMDNARANAKKVKATAKYEKAKKAADESLAAATIAQTAAGEANYSNAELNQKASDAISDWRNKKFAASKAKKKTKVKAYNQLTWLIMLCIAVGAFFAIGRAAMGYSPAKFFIGFIFVFAIATLAYVAAQQSTMKGLGIGYAAWAILFGLLISNTIGTPKWVMPAVQTEYFIKTGLVLLGAEVLFSKIVAIGIPGIFVAWVVTPVVLISTFIFGQKIVKMPSKTLNIVISADMSVCGVSAAIATAAACRAKKEELTLSVGLSLVFTSIMMIVMPAFIKAVEMPYILGGAWMGGTIDATGAVAAAGAFLSQKALYVAATIKMIQNVLIGVTAFGVAIYWCTRVDCTPGRTVNAWEIWYRFPKFVLGFLAASVLFSWIYGSMGADVGFAMIDHGVIRGFSKAFRGWFFCLAFVSIGLATNFRELGHYFKGGKPLILYVCGQSFNLILTLTMAYLMFYVVFPEITANI
- a CDS encoding substrate-binding periplasmic protein codes for the protein MQLRFRVFLAVIAIYITHLSLRPLPAYSNQVQFITEEVPPIAYTHNGILTGYNIDLVRYIWKQMHIPEHKVKVQPWARSIKYFNTKTPTCLFPVVLTKQRRATYRSVATPFSFKIVLFTLKKNANQFTSSFQLKNARICVTKTSSILHLLREGGYSDDNFEYGTSFANTVIKFHKERAPLLVGSIPSVVHNYRQIGGNTSDLHIVSVIKTVPNGFLFNDAVPQSFIDNFQKAMDQFTYTDETKTIYDKARYYYNPTQ
- a CDS encoding ArsR/SmtB family transcription factor; amino-acid sequence: MNNFIKITKTLSDPTRVRILGLLQGGELCVCNIVEIMGLAQPTISRHLKQCTDAGLTIGRKAGGWTHYRLATDSTDKHIITFLELLLQAVRTDGEFAILQTNLLALKKTKNIL